TGATATCCACTTCCCAGATTGCCGCGTGCACAAGGGGCACGGTGGTCATCTCAGGGCCCAGCCCCACAAGCACCAGGGTCCCACCAGAATGGGTGGCATAGATGCCCGCCTGGATggcagcctctgctcctgtgcaCTCAGTGGTGATCTCCGGCTTGCATCCTAGCAAATCTTCTACTTTATTGGCAATTTCTTGAGGGCTCTCCTTGGAGACCTGAAGGATGAGATCAGCCCCTACTTCCTTGGCTTTGGACAACCGAGAGGCAGACAGATCAGTCACCACCACTCGAGCAGCTCCCATTACCTTGGCTATGATCAAAGTCACCAGTCCAATCGGCCCAGCTCCGCACACAAAGACCTTGTTCCCCAGGGAGACTCCAGCTCGTTGGCAGGCGTGGATCCCCACAGACAGAGGCTCAATCAAGGCCCCTTCCTCAAAGGTGACGTTGTCAGGAAGCTTGTAACAGAAATCTGCATTGTGCTTGTAGAAGCGACAGAGGTTCCCATCATCAGGGGGCGTGGCACAGAAGAAGATAGATGGGGACAGATTGTATCAGCCAATCTTGCAGAACTCATCAATTTCTCTGGGGGCACCAAGTTCAATGGCAACATGATCACCTGGTTTTAGATGCTTTACCAGTGATCCCACTTTTACAACTGTTCCTGAAGCTTCATGCCCCAGCACCATGGGCTTTTTCACAACAAAATCCCCAATTCGACCATGTTGCCAATAGTGGACATCTGAGCCACAGATTCCAACTGAACGCATCTTCAGCAGGACTTCATTTGGGCCTGGTTCAGGAATGGGGAAGTTCTCCAGGCGCAGATCTCCAGCTCCGTGCACCACCAAGGAGAGGTTCTCGTGCTGGGCTGCCGCCGCCGCCATGTTGCTCACTCCCTCTGGGTCGATGATAGAGTCTACAGGACTTCGGTCGCTCTTCTGCCCAGCTTTTTATCAACAATGTCTAGTACAATTATAGACcttattttcctttcccattcttcctttcttccttccatcccttTCTCTATAAAGgcatattaaatgtttattaagggtgggcaatgatggctcagtggcagagttcttgcctgccatgccagagacctgggtttgattcctgttgtctgcccatgtcaaaaaaaaaaaaagtttcttaagtGCCAGGAACTTATCTAGGTGCCAGTATTGAATATAGTGGTATTGAAAAGAGACAAAGCCCAGCTATCTTAATGCTTATATCTCCTATGGGAGACAGACactcaataagaaaacaaatgaagataTCAGATCATGATAAACACCgttaaaaagaaatttagtatGATAGAGAGTCTGGGGGTGATATCGAGTGGTAAAGTTGAGATAATGTAGACAGATAGGTTATATTGTATAAAGGTAGAGAGCAGAAAGTCTGGTGCCAGAGTTGAGTCTTTTACTTACTGGATGTTTAAACCTGGGCAAACGACTTAATTTCTCTttgattctttcttcatctctattaTGAGGATGGCAATAGAACTAAAGGTGGTTGAAGGGATTAAATGACACAGAGTTAAGTATCATATACATgtaaggaggtgacatttgatcTGAGATCTGCTGTAGCTTTCCAAGCAGGGTAAACTACAAATGTAAAGGTCCTGAGGTGGGGTGATCTGACAGTGGGGTGTTGGTTGTCTAGGCTATAAGAAACAAAGGGAAGAATGATAAGGGATAACATGGGAGAAGTAGGGAGGCACCGGGTCATGTAGGGTCTTTTATTTTTACAACTTAAATGTGGCACAATGTTTTAAGTTTCTTATGCAATAGTTTCATTGGAATATAAGATATAATACtgcatgttttgtttttgcaatttGGGGCTTTATAATACTTTTAGTATCTTGATAATATAATGCCTGAGAAAGAATACACCTTGagtagaaattttattttgtcatgcGATTTTATTCATATTATGTAAGCAAAAGTATAATTAGTCATATAATTGGAAAAGCCCAAATAATAACACCGAAGCAAAAACAAGGAATAATAAGTCAATACTTCCTTATCTAGCTTGAAAGGATTTTTTGAAAAAGTCACAatattatttgtatcttctttgtcTTCAAGCAGTATTGCCGGAAGACTTCATTGTTTATGTAGTAAATTGTTCTTTGAATTTGACACAACTAAGCCTAAGAAATGCTAATAATATCATTTGTAGTGtcaaacttcttttttctt
This is a stretch of genomic DNA from Tamandua tetradactyla isolate mTamTet1 chromosome 4, mTamTet1.pri, whole genome shotgun sequence. It encodes these proteins:
- the LOC143678907 gene encoding sorbitol dehydrogenase, encoding MAAAAAQHENLSLVVHGAGDLRLENFPIPEPGPNEVLLKMRSVGICGSDVHYWQHGRIGDFVVKKPMVLGHEASGTVVKVGSLVKHLKPGDHVAIELGAPREIDEFCKIG